A stretch of Scheffersomyces stipitis CBS 6054 chromosome 2, complete sequence DNA encodes these proteins:
- the OLE1 gene encoding stearoyl-CoA desaturase (converts saturated fatty acyl-CoAs into cis-Delta-9 unsaturated fatty acids.~go_funtion oxidoreductase activity) gives MTEQLDTADITALNALAAGTNKKTPRIVAAGLGGRLMGTAEMVKVTAEQITEDSLESLADKDAREKAKYAKTKHISELPWTFGNFYKKINWLNMILVVAMPAFGTYQAVFYPPALKTLILAFVLYLFSGLSITAGYHRLFSHRAYDAATPVKLFFAFFGAGAVEGSIKWWGHSHRVHHRYTDTDRDPYDARQGFWYSHMGWMLTKANPKNRARADISDLSTDWIVTFQHRHYLLMMLVSAFVVPTLTAGLFWGDYWGGFIYGGILKSFFIQQVTFCINSLAHWIGVQPFDDRRTPRDHALTAVFTFGEGYHNFHHEFPSDYRNALKWYQYDPTKIVIWVLSKLGLAWNLKKFSQNAIEQGLVQQQQKKLDRMKAKLNWGLSVDELPVWDREEFNAKAKSDGLIIISGIIHNVKNFVKEHPGGQALVRASLGKDATKAFNGAVYAHSNAAHNLLASMRVAVIRDGNVNANTFDLQQQFLDKEKLN, from the coding sequence ATGACCGAGCAATTGGACACCGCGGACATCACCGCCCTCAATGCATTGGCTGCCGGTACCAACAAAAAGACTCCCAGAATCGTGGCTGCTGGGTTGGGAGGCAGATTGATGGGTACCGCCGAAATGGTCAAAGTGACTGCCGAACAGATCACAGAGGACTCCTTGGAATCCTTGGCCGACAAGGACGCCCGTGAAAAGGCAAAGTATGCCAAGACCAAGCACATCTCCGAATTGCCATGGACTTTTGGaaacttctacaagaagatcaactGGTTGAACATGATTTTGGTCGTTGCCATGCCAGCCTTCGGTACCTACCAGGCTGTCTTCTACCCTCCAGCTTTGAAGACCTTGATTCTTGCCTTCGTGCTCTACCTCTTCTCTGGTCTTTCCATCACAGCTGGCTACCATCGTTTATTTTCCCACAGAGCCTATGACGCCGCCACTCCAGTCAAGCTCTTCTTTGCCTTCTTTGGTGCTGGTGCCGTCGAGGGTTCCATCAAATGGTGGGGCCACTCGCACAGAGTCCACCACAGATACACCGATACCGACAGAGACCCTTATGATGCCAGACAAGGTTTCTGGTACTCGCACATGGGATGGATGTTGACCAAGGCTAACCCAAAGAACAGAGCTAGAGCCGACATCTCTGACTTGTCCACCGACTGGATCGTCACATTCCAGCACCGTCActacttgttgatgatgcTTGTCTCGGCCTTTGTAGTTCCTACCTTGACTGCTGGTCTCTTCTGGGGCGATTACTGGGGTGGTTTCATCTACGGAGGCATTTTGaagtctttcttcatccaaCAAGTTACTTTCTGTATCAACTCTTTGGCCCACTGGATCGGTGTTCAGCCATTTGACGACAGAAGAACTCCAAGAGATCACGCATTGACTGCTGTGTTCACTTTCGGTGAAGGTTACCACAACTTCCACCACGAGTTCCCATCTGACTACAGAAACGCTCTTAAGTGGTACCAATACGATCCTACCAAGATCGTTATCTGGGTCTTATCCAAGCTTGGCCTtgcctggaacttgaagaagttctcGCAGAACGCCATTGAACAAGGTTtggttcaacaacaacagaagaagttggacaGAATGAAGGCCAAGCTCAACTGGGGTCTTTCCGTCGACGAGTTGCCAGTGTGGGACAGAGAAGAGTTCAACGCCAAGGCAAAATCCGACGGTCTTATCATCATCTCTGGTATCATCCACAATGTCAAGAACTTCGTCAAGGAACACCCAGGTGGACAAGCTTTGGTCAGAGCTTCATTGGGTAAGGATGCCACTAAGGCTTTCAATGGTGCTGTCTATGCTCACTCCAACGCTGCTCacaacttgttggcttcGATGAGAGTGGCCGTGATAAGAGACGGAAACGTAAACGCCAACACttttgatcttcaacaacagttCTTGGACAAGGAAAAGCTTAACTAG
- the NOT5 gene encoding negative transcriptional regulator (negative transcriptional regulator; member of the NOT complex, a global negative regulator of transcription~go_funtion transcription regulator activity~go_component nucleus~go_process regulation of transcription) has translation MSTRKLQQEFDKTNKKIAEGLSVFDDIYDKLMTSEISSQKEKLESDLKKEIKKLQRSRDQLKQWLGDSSIKLDKDLLQENRTKIEHAMDQFKDLEKSSKIKQFSNEGLELQSQRTKSSRFGPEDAKRADACNYVSDIIDLLNQQNDELDQNVNSLLVQLKKAKSSNQAPIQSSIEDERYKIERNNTHLTKLESILRNLENDRLDPQKVDDIKDDIEYYVENNQEEDYVEYDDFYDALEIDDEATLEVQGSLAQMAVDTQEYEPKIDAPERKDEPVTPAKPESKPLPTSAASTTTPHKPSPSSTAAGGNTPTKKAHIVPAPAPPPIAYSNVIKAAQMNASVAAVSGSPAASAATLSGASPVVSGKAPPGLNHLDKSPSVSPNVTNSKIAEEDTPKLIQAQTAQNQLQLQQHHQQQPPANSQSPVGTEEYKGLYDTVSRFTTLPQSRLQNPLPFQAIAALLESSLLNCPDSFDAEKPRQYIPVNVHPSSIDYPQEPMYELNSSNIMRKFDNDTLFFCFYYSEGVDNLAKWNSAQELSRRGWIFNTELKQWFLKDTKNGGKNRSMSVIQKEEEQDSVDDSEKEENYKYFDYEKTWLTRRRENYKFTNNLRETF, from the coding sequence ATGAGTACGAGAAAACTACAACAAGAGTTCGACAAGACGAACAAAAAGATAGCCGAAGGGTTGTCGGTGTTTGACGACATAtacgacaagttgatgacaTCAGAAATCAGTTCtcaaaaagagaagttggagtcagacttgaagaaagaaatcaagaagttgcagaGACTGAGAGACCAATTGAAACAATGGCTTGGTGACTCAAGTATTAAATTAGACAAAGACTTGTTGCAAGAGAACAGAACCAAGATCGAGCATGCTATGGACCAGTTTAAAGATTTGGAGAAGTCGTCCAAAATTAAGCAGTTTTCCAACGAAGGATTAGAATTGCAGAGTCAAAGGACGAAATCATCGAGATTTGGCCCTGAAGATGCCAAAAGGGCTGATGCCTGTAATTATGTGAGCGACATAATCGATTTGTTGAACCAGCAAAATGATGAATTAGACCAGAACGTCAACCTGCTCTTAGtgcaattgaagaaagccAAGTCTCTGAACCAGGCTCCTATCCAGTCGTCTATAGAAGACGAAAGATACAAGATAGAACGTAACAACACGCATTTGACGAAACTCGAGAGCATCTTACGAAACTTGGAGAACGACCGCTTGGACCCCCAGAAGGTTGACGACATCAAGGATGACATAGAATACTATGTAGAAAACAACCAAGAGGAGGACTATGTTGAGTACGACGACTTCTACGATGCCTTGGAGATAGACGACGAAGCTACTTTAGAAGTGCAGGGTTCTCTAGCTCAAATGGCTGTAGATACCCAGGAATACGAGCCTAAAATCGATGCTCCTGAACGAAAAGACGAGCCTGTGACTCCAGCAAAACCTGAATCCAAGCCTCTTCCCACTTCTGCTGCATCAACTACTACTCCTCATAAGCCGTCTCCCAGCTCTACGGCTGCTGGAGGGAACACTCCTACCAAAAAAGCTCACATTGTGCCTGCTCCAGCACCTCCTCCAATTGCCTACTCTAATGTAATCAAGGCAGCTCAGATGAACGCTCTGGTGGCAGCTGTTTCCGGCTCTCCTGCCGCGTCAGCTGCTACTTTATCAGGTGCCTCGCCAGTAGTTTCGGGCAAAGCACCTCCAGGCTTGAATCATCTCGACAAGTCACCTTCCGTATCTCCTAATGTGACCAATCTGAAGATAGCTGAGGAAGACACGCCTAAGTTGATACAAGCACAAACAGCTCAGaaccaacttcaactccagCAGCACCATCAGCAACAACCTCCCGCTAACTCACAACTGCCTGTCGGAACAGAAGAGTACAAGGGTTTGTATGATACTGTGTCACGTTTCACGACGTTGCCTCAGTCTAGATTACAGAACCCATTGCCCTTCCAGGCGATAGCTGCGTTGTTAGAGTCGTCATTGCTCAATTGCCCCGATTCTTTTGATGCCGAAAAGCCAAGACAGTATATTCCTGTCAACGTGCATCCCTCGTCCATCGACTATCCCCAGGAGCCAATGTACGAGTTGAATTCTAGCAACATCATGAGAAAATTTGACAACGATACgttgttcttctgtttctactaCAGCGAAGGAGtggacaacttggccaagtgGAACTCGGCACAAGAATTGTCTAGACGTGGGTGGATCTTCAACACCGAGTTGAAGCAGTGGTTTTTGAAGGACACCAAGAACGGAGGCAAGAACCGTTCGATGTCGGTTatccagaaagaagaagagcaggACAGTGTAGACGACTCAGAAAAGGAGGAGAACTACAAGTACTTTGACTACGAAAAGACGTGGTTgaccagaagaagagaaaactACAAGttcaccaacaacttgagaGAAACATTTTAG
- a CDS encoding predicted protein: protein MSSFRPTRTDPEVELPYRVIFERDESSALPTDSHGCVICPSDPGTCPTCKGNEVCQQRSPTCDHCATFYCGPNPTSSEKSTPPIGAIVGGVIGGVVVIALLVGLYYYNFIYLKRRQLYDDTDVMMEGLGGNENDDNSELSKNDSSNEIQRSPNKESFGTDATMVERPPTRRTNSNNSLQARKRLSSYESFTKPSRIRNHSGGAANSTAAQRRARQRHIVERANAANSANVNNANGANGANGVYINNSNRNSVATSISTTNASNILPIAYIPGVTVRPTINNTRSIYSYDTESVFSDLNTIENASIVGDVMKVNNSSSTLGDGHPEPNVDSPDDQRKNGTMTAIKAQPRLVNVDRIDEDDEDITDDEDEHVDDYDDNNEDTFNANSTHIKKLNSSNNSSNNNTTTLTNLVFNLDEQNSESESDSDVDSDIGEIARATSVRRNPSSNFSHEPVKQDREILLDVDGTSSKTNLMGFDAPGSSTAPGDTGSFVFDVTFDDSNKHSSETSTERSPFEDP, encoded by the coding sequence ATGTCTTCATTTCGTCCCACGCGTACCGATCCCGAAGTCGAACTTCCATACCGTGTTATCTTCGAAAGAGACGAATCCTCAGCTTTACCCACAGACTCGCATGGCTGTGTAATATGTCCCTCAGACCCCGGTACCTGTCCCACCTGTAAAGGCAACGAAGTCTGTCAGCAGCGATCGCCAACTTGTGATCATTGTGCTACCTTCTATTGTGGTCCCAACCCAACCAGCTCCGAAAAGAGTACTCCTCCCATTGGAGCCATTGTAGGGGGTGTCATAGGAGGTGTAGTGGTGATAGCATTATTGGTAGGACTCTACTATTACAACTTTATCTATCTCAAGAGACGTCAATTGTATGACGACACTGACGTGATGATGGAGGGCCTTGGAGGCAATGAAAACGACGACAATAGCGAACTCAGTAAAAACGATAGCTCCAACGAAATCCAACGATCACCTAATAAGGAGTCATTTGGTACTGATGCTACTATGGTTGAAAGACCTCCTACACGTAGAACCAACTCCAATAACCTGTTGCAGGCCCGTAAGAGACTTTCGTCGTACGAGTCATTTACGAAACCTAGTAGAATACGGAACCACTCAGGGGGAGCAGCAAATTCAACTGCGGCACAAAGGCGAGCCAGGCAACGACACATCGTAGAACGTGCAAATGCGGCTAACAGTGCTAATGTTAATAATGCCAATGGTGCTAATGGAGCTAACGGGGTAtatatcaacaattctaaCCGTAACTCTGTAGCCACTTCGATTTCGACTACCAATGCCTCCAATATCTTGCCCATAGCATACATACCTGGTGTGACAGTAAGACCCACCATCAACAACACACGTTCCATTTACTCGTACGACACAGAGTCGGTATTTTCCGACTTGAACACCATTGAAAACGCATCTATTGTCGGCGATGTCATGAAAGTGAACAACCTGAGCTCAACATTAGGAGACGGCCATCCAGAACCAAATGTAGACTCGCCTGACGATCAGAGAAAGAACGGCACTATGACGGCCATCAAAGCCCAGCCTCGTTTGGTCAATGTGGACAGAATcgacgaagatgatgaagatatcacagacgatgaagatgaacatGTGGACGATTATGACGATAATAATGAAGACACCTTCAATGCCAATAGTACCCATATCAAGAAACTCAAtagcagcaacaactccagcaacaacaacacGACTACCCTAACCAACCTTGTATTTAACTTGGACGAACAAAATTCAGAGTCAGAGTCTGACTCAGATGTAGACTCTGACATTGGCGAAATTGCCAGAGCCACTAGTGTAAGACGTAATCCCAGCTCCAACTTTTCTCACGAGCCAGTAAAACAAGACCGTGAGATTCTTTTGGATGTTGACGGTACCAGTAGCAAGACAAATCTTATGGGGTTTGATGCTCCTGGTTCAAGTACAGCTCCTGGCGACACTGGTTCGTTTGTGTTTGATGTGACATTTGACGATTCGAACAAACACAGTTCGGAAACCAGCACAGAAAGAAGTCCTTTTGAAGACCCGTGA
- a CDS encoding predicted protein, giving the protein MSNPPFQRQQPSSPLTTPNHHPSNHQHHASRKPSIVELLSSPPPLPNNTIDDEIHQFSLSRNTSISSRTSSFSQQQHGAPHHGSNSHHLSVSGMDWSEIPLSELTESNKLIYINSSYSVQKAFETLVSNNLTSVPVSISSSNENDLSSCLTFDYSDLNTYLLLIMNKINLSELSVSEIGNEHDSTAKKHEIITQTINKAKRGEEVPIEFIIKLHPKNPFIKFTENDTLFKVMETLGNGVHRVAITNLESTKITGILSQRRLIKYMWENARRFPSLDFYLNSTLQDLKIGSSTPIFIYEDQLLIEALYKMFNERVSSLAVIDRTKSLIGNISIVDVKNVSSSKNSHLLFKSVLTFISYNLSQKGIEEGQDQYPIFHVNKQSSLGRVIAKLVATQSHRLWIVESNTRTHQNSISSPVTIEATLNVSANPSSASSSNANTPEGNFGLPGKLIGVVTLTDILGLFATSKGTKTDPQFARNQRRRSSTSTTRSSIDSAISVGDGSARTTNANADSEIFRKSYTAAAKNESAISKD; this is encoded by the coding sequence ATGTCCAATCCCCCCTTCCAAAGACAACAACCCTCGTCGCCCTTAACTACGCCCAACCACCACCCTTCTAACCATCAGCACCATGCATCACGTAAACCCTCCATCGTGGAATTGTTGAGCTCGCCACCTCCCTTGCCCAACAACACCATCGATGACGAAATCCACCAGTTCAGCTTGTCCCGCAACACGTCCATAAGCTCACGGACTTCGTCTTTCAGTCAACAGCAGCACGGTGCTCCACATCACGGCTCTAATTCCCACCATTTGTCGGTATCAGGTATGGACTGGTCGGAGATCCCTTTGAGCGAATTGACCGAGTCCAACAAATTGATCTATATCAATTCGTCTTACTCGGTGCAAAAAGCATTCGAAACGTTGGTAtcaaacaacttgaccTCGGTGCCTGTCTCAATTTCGTCCTCTAATGAAAACGATTTAAGTAGCTGTTTGACGTTTGACTACTCAGACTTGAACACATATCTCTTATTGATcatgaacaagatcaatctCAGTGAGCTTTCTGTCAGTGAGATAGGCAATGAACACGACTCTACAGCCAAGAAGCATGAGATCATCACCCAGACAATCAACAAAGCCAAaagaggagaagaagtaccCATAGAATTCATCATCAAACTTCATCCAAAAAACCCCttcataaagtttacgGAAAACGACACATTGTTCAAGGTGATGGAGACATTGGGTAACGGAGTTCACCGTGTAGCCATCACCAATCTTGAGTCTACCAAGATTACAGGAATATTGTCGCAAAGAAGATTGATAAAATACATGTGGGAGAACGCCCGGAGATTCCCCTCGCTTGACTTTTACTTGAACTCTACATTGcaagacttgaagatcGGCTCCAGTACCCCCATATTCATCTACGAAGACCAGTTATTGATCGAAGCCTTATACAAGATGTTCAACGAAAGAGTAAGCTCCTTGGCTGTCATTGACAGAACAAAGTCACTTATCGGCAATATATCTATTGTTGACGTCAAGAACGTTTCAAGCTCCAAGAACTCTCActtattgttcaagtcaGTGTTGACTTTCATCAGCTACAACTTGAGCCAGAAAGGCATTGAAGAGGGCCAAGACCAGTATCCTATCTTCCATGTCAACAAGCAGAGTTCGCTAGGCAGAGTCATTGCCAAGTTGGTGGCTACGCAATCACATCGTTTGTGGATTGTGGAGTCCAACACAAGAACTCACCAAAACTCCATCTCATCGCCTGTCACTATTGAAGCAACTTTGAATGTTAGTGCCAACCCTTCGtcagcatcttcttctaatgCAAACACTCCTGAAGGTAACTTCGGTTTACCAGGAAAATTAATTGGTGTCGTCACCTTGACCGATATCTTGGGATTGTTTGCTACATCTAAAGGTACCAAGACCGATCCACAATTCGCgagaaaccaaagaagaagatcgTCTACTTCAACTACGCGCTCATCTATAGACAGTGCTATCAGTGTAGGTGACGGAAGCGCCAGAACAACCAATGCCAATGCTGACCTGGAGATCTTCCGCAAATCGTACACTGCCGCTGCAAAGAATGAAAGTGCCATTTCCAAGGACtag
- the TKT1 gene encoding transketolase 1 (transketolase 1 (TK) (TK 1)(TKT)(TKL1)), with the protein MSSVDQKAISTIRLLAVDAVAAANSGHPGAPLGLAPAAHAVFKKMRFNPKDTKWINRDRFVLSNGHACALLYSMLVLYGYDLTVEDLKKFRQLGSKTPGHPENTDVPGAEVTTGPLGQGICNGVGIALAQAQFAATYNKPDFPISDSYTYVFLGDGCLMEGVSSEASSLAGHLQLGNLIAFWDDNKISIDGSTEVAFTEDVIARYKSYGWHIVEVSDADTDITAIAAAIDEAKKVTNKPTLVRLTTTIGFGSLAQGTHGVHGAPLKADDIKQLKTKWGFNPEESFAVPAEVTASYNEHVAENQKIQQQWNELFAAYKQKYPELGAELQRRLDGKLPENWDKALPVYTPADAAVATRKLSEIVLSKIIPEVPEIIGGSADLTPSNLTKAKGTVDFQPAATGLGDYSGRYIRYGVREHAMGAIMNGIAAFGANYKNYGGTFLNFVSYAAGAVRLSALSEFPITWVATHDSIGLGEDGPTHQPIETLAHFRATPNISVWRPADGNETSAAYKSAIESTHTPHILALTRQNLPQLEGSSIEKASKGGYTLVQQDKADIIIVATGSEVSLAVDALKVLEGQGIKAGVVSLPDQLTFDKQSEEYKLSVLPDGVPILSVEVMSTFGWSKYSHQQFGLNRFGASGKAPEIFKLFEFTPEGVAERAAKTVAFYKGKDVVSPLRSAF; encoded by the coding sequence ATGTCGTCCGTCGATCAAAAAGCTATCAGCACCATCCGTCTTTTGGCTGTGGATGCCGTCGCTGCTGCCAACTCCGGTCACCCAGGTGCTCCATTGGGTTTGGCTCCAGCTGCCCACGCCgtattcaagaagatgagattCAACCCTAAGGATACCAAGTGGAtcaacagagacagatTCGTCTTGTCCAACGGTCACGCCTGTGCCTTGTTGTACTCGATGTTGGTTCTCTACGGCTACGACTTAACCgtcgaagacttgaagaagttcagaCAATTGGGCTCCAAGACCCCTGGTCACCCAGAAAACACCGATGTTCCAGGTGCTGAAGTCACTACCGGTCCATTAGGTCAAGGTATCTGTAACGGTGTTGGTATTGCCCTTGCCCAAGCTCAATTCGCTGCCACCTACAACAAGCCAGACTTCCCTATCTCCGACTCGTACACCTACGTCTTCTTGGGTGACGGTTGTTTGATGGAAGGTGTTTCTTCGGAAGCCTCTTCTCTTGCTGGTCACTTGCAATTGGGTAATTTGATTGCCTTCTGGGacgacaacaagatctcCATTGACGGTTCTACTGAAGTTGCATTCACCGAAGACGTTATCGCCAGATACAAGTCGTACGGATGGCacattgttgaagtcagCGATGCAGACACCGATATCACTGCCATTGCTGCTGCCATCGACGAAGCCAAGAAGGTTACCAATAAGCCAACTTTGGTTAGATTGACTACCACCATCGGTTTCGGTTCGCTTGCTCAAGGTACTCATGGTGTCCACGGTGCTCCATTGAAGGCTGATGACatcaagcaattgaagactAAGTGGGGCTTCAACCCAGAAGAATCCTTCGCTGTTCCAGCTGAAGTTACTGCTTCCTACAACGAGCACGTTGCTGAAAACCAGAagattcaacaacaatggAACGAATTGTTCGCTGCCTACAAGCAAAAGTACCCAGAATTGGGTGCTGAGCTCCAACGTCGTTTGGACGGTAAGTTGCCAGAAAACTGGGACAAAGCCTTGCCAGTCTACACCCCAGCCGACGCTGCCGTTGCTACCAGAAAGTTGTCTGAAATCGTCTTGTCCAAGATCATTCCAGAAGTGCCAGAAATCATTGGTGGTTCTGCCGATTTGACTCcttccaacttgaccaagGCCAAGGGCACTGTTGACTTCCAGCCTGCCGCTACTGGCTTGGGTGATTACTCTGGTAGATACATCAGATACGGTGTTAGAGAACACGCTATGGGTGCTATCATGAACGGTATCGCTGCCTTTGGTGCCAACTACAAGAACTACGGTGgtactttcttgaactttgtCTCCTATGCTGCTGGTGCCGTCAGATTGTCTGCATTGTCTGAATTCCCAATCACTTGGGTCGCTACACACGACTCTATCGGTTTGGGTGAAGACGGTCCAACCCATCAACCTATCGAAACATTGGCTCATTTCAGAGCTACTCCAAACATCTCTGTCTGGAGACCAGCTGATGGTAATGAAACCTCTGCTGCTTACAAGAGTGCTATCGAATCTACCCACACTCCACACATTCTTGCCTTGACCAGACAAAACTTGCCACAATTGGAAGGATCCAGTATTGAAAAGGCTTCTAAGGGTGGTTACACTTTGGTCCAACAAGACAAGGCTGACATCATCATCGTTGCTACTGGTTCCGAAGTGTCTCTTGCTGTCGATGCCCTCAAGGTCTTAGAAGGCCAAGGCATCAAGGCTGGTGTCGTCTCCTTGCCAGATCAATTGACCTTCGACAAGCAATCTGAAGAATACAAGTTGTCTGTCTTGCCAGATGGCGTTCCAATCTTGTCTGTTGAAGTTATGTCCACCTTCGGCTGGTCTAAGTACTCTCACCAACAATTCGGTTTGAACAGATTCGGTGCTTCCGGTAAAGCTCCAGAAATCTTCAAGCTCTTCGAATTCACCCCAGAAGGTGTTGCTGAAAGAGCTGCCAAGACTGTTGCCTTCTACAAGGGCAAGGATGTTGTGTCTCCATTGCGTTCTGCCTTCTGA
- the ADH2 gene encoding alcohol dehydrogenase (go_funtion alcohol dehydrogenase activity, zinc-dependent; zinc ion binding), translating to MSIPTTQKAVIFETNGGPLLYKDIPVPKPKPNELLINVKYSGVCHTDLHAWKGDWPLDTKLPLVGGHEGAGVVVALGENVTGWEIGDYAGIKWINGSCLQCEYCVTAHESNCPDADLSGYTHDGSFQQYATADAIQAARIPKGTDLALIAPILCAGITVYKALKTAQLQAGQWVAVSGAAGGLGSLAIQYAKAMGYRVVGIDGGADKGEFAKSLGAEVFVDFLSSKDVVADVLKATNGGAHGVINVSVSERAMQQSVDYVRPTGTVVLVGLPAGAKVSASVFSSVVRTIQIKGSYVGNRADSAEAIDFFTRGLIKCPIKIVGLSELASVYELMEQGKILGRYVVDTSK from the coding sequence ATGTCTATTCCAACTACCCAAAAGGCCGTTATCTTTGAAACCAACGGTGGTCCATTGCTCTACAAGGACATCCCAGTCCCAAAGCCAAAGCCTAAcgaattgttgatcaacGTTAAGTACTCGGGTGTCTGTCACACCGACTTGCACGCCTGGAAGGGTGACTGGCCATTGGACACCAAGTTGCCATTGGTCGGTGGTCACGAAGGTGCTGGTGTTGTTGTAGCCTTAGGTGAAAACGTTACTGGTTGGGAAATCGGTGACTATGCTGGTATTAAGTGGATTAACGGTTCTTGTTTGCAATGTGAGTACTGTGTCACTGCTCACGAATCCAACTGTCCAGATGCAGACTTGTCTGGTTACACCCACGATGgttctttccaacaatatGCCACTGCTGATGCCATTCAAGCTGCCAGAATTCCAAAGGGTACTGACTTGGCCTTGATTGCCCCAATCTTGTGTGCTGGTATCACTGTATACAAGGCATTGAAGACAGCCCAACTCCAAGCTGGTCAATGGGTTGCTGTTTCCGGTGCTGCAGGTGGTTTGGGTTCTCTTGCTATCCAATATGCCAAGGCTATGGGTTACAGAGTCGTAGGTATCGATGGTGGTGCCGACAAGGGTGAATTTGCCAAGTCTTTGGGTGCTGAAGTTTTTGTTgacttcttgtcttccaagGACGTTGTAGCTGATGTCCTCAAGGCTACCAACGGTGGTGCTCACGGTGTCATCAACGTGTCTGTCTCTGAGAGAGCCATGCAACAATCCGTTGACTACGTCAGACCAACAGGTACTGTTGTTTTGGTCGGTTTACCAGCAGGTGCTAAAGTGTCCGCCTCTGTATTCAGCTCCGTCGTCAGAACCATCCAAATTAAGGGATCTTATGTCGGAAACAGAGCTGACTCCGCTGAAGccattgatttcttcaccagAGGCTTGATCAAGTGTCCAATTAAGATCGTTGGCTTGTCCGAATTGGCCAGTGTCTACGAATTGATGGAACAAGGTAAGATCTTGGGTAGATACGTTGTTGACACCTCCAAGTAA
- the GRD19 gene encoding putative golgi membrane protein-sorting protein (retrieval from vacuole to Golgi~go_process intracellular signaling cascade) gives MSKPFRPISDVINTTSPRHKQQTFSEIYGEPENFLEIEVRNPQTHGYGRDLYTDYEIVCRTNIPAFKKRNSRVRRRYSDFVTFRKILEQETTRVIIPPLPGKILLNSNKFNDLNIEKRRQGLEKFLTVVSGHPLLQTGSKTLIEFIQNDKWDARSMYY, from the exons ATGTCCAAGCCGTTTCGGCCGATAAGTGATGTCATCAACACGACGTCACCCAGACATAAACAACAGACGTTCAGCGAGATTTATGGAGAGCCAGAGAATTTCCTTGAGATAGAA GTCCGCAATCCACAGACACATGGATATGGAAGAGATTTGTATACCGATTACGAAATCGTGTGTAGA ACGAACATCCCAgcattcaagaagagaaatagTCGAGTACGCAGACGATACTCGGACTTCGTGACATTCAGAAAAATATTGGAACAAGAAACGACGCGGGTGATAATACCACCGTTGCCAGGCAAGATCTTGCTTaactccaacaagttcaacgaTCTAAACATCgaaaagagaagacaaGGGTTGGAGAAATTTCTAACGGTAGTAAGCGGTCATCCGCTCTTGCAGACGGGATCGAAGACGTTGATCGAATTCATCCAGAACGACAAGTGGGACGCCAGAAGCATGTATTACTGA